The Rana temporaria chromosome 4, aRanTem1.1, whole genome shotgun sequence genome contains a region encoding:
- the TRIM59 gene encoding tripartite motif-containing protein 59 translates to MDHLIEDLTCSVCFNIYDDPRILKCSHTFCKSCLENINRSSDSYVWRISLGRLKCPTCRGITDVSIGVHTLPINFALKSIVEKFKSNKHFSVRTCPEHHGKQLKLFCVKDRKLICDECCEVGQHRKHPTEELERAYRKERKTASKLLAILREKNFTGVSTVIKALEEQLEECKTIIQEDKKEVFNFFDKTIEALERKKQDLLAALNDLDQKIVDVYSPKIEAMKQIQDEELDLLSLSSTTQDKDSPFEYLDNIHTIEKGMNALKKQQLCSVQAVEICPRVGQILKDQWNKSSIIDAHRQPTPKFEFRFNATRTANSSFSWTLCVMLLFLSLMALLCLVYPDMLLKCTNWCENYFLETMEPVLECFGIQMFAVKSTSQRMTKPFLDFVSYLYSLPSTYFY, encoded by the coding sequence ATGGACCATTTGATAGAAGACCTGACATGCTCAGTTTGTTTCAACATATATGATGACCCTCGAATTCTAAAATGCTCGCATACATTTTGCAAAAGCTGTTTGGAAAATATAAACAGGTCTTCTGATAGCTATGTTTGGAGAATTTCTCTTGGGAGGCTAAAATGTCCAACTTGCAGAGGGATTACGGATGTCTCAATAGGGGTTCATACTCTGCCGATAAATTTTGCCCTCAAATCCATTGTCGAAAAATTTAAAAGCAACAAGCACTTCAGCGTTCGAACGTGTCCAGAGCATCACGGAAAACAGTTGAAATTGTTCTGTGTCAAAGATAGAAAGTTAATCTGTGATGAGTGTTGTGAGGTAGGACAGCATCGGAAGCATCCTACTGAAGAACTAGAAAGAGCCTACAGAAAGGAACGCAAGACGGCTTCTAAACTGTTGGCTATTCTCCGTGAGAAGAATTTCACAGGTGTATCTACTGTCATCAAAGCACTAGAAGAACAGCTGGAGGAATGCAAAACAATCATACAAGAAGATAAGAAGGAGGTTTTCAACTTTTTTGATAAAACAATTGAGGCGTTGGAGCGAAAGAAACAAGATCTTCTTGCAGCCCTAAACGATCTCGATCAAAAAATAGTTGAtgtttattctccaaaaatagagGCAATGAAACAAATACAAGACGAAGAACTGGATCTTCTATCTTTGAGCAGTACCACACAAGACAAAGATTCTCCCTTCGAATACTTAGACAATATCCACACCATAGAGAAAGGGATGAATGCTTTAAAAAAGCAACAGCTATGTTCCGTTCAGGCTGTTGAAATCTGTCCAAGGGTTGGGCAGATATTAAAGGATCAGTGGAATAAAAGCAGCATTATTGATGCACATAGACAGCCCACTCCAAAATTTGAATTCAGGTTCAATGCCACACGTACTGCCAACTCTTCATTCTCATGGACTTTATGTGTGATGCTTTTATTTCTTTCTCTAATGGCATTGCTTTGTTTGGTCTATCCCGATATGCTGCTTAAATGTACAAATTGGTGTGAAAATTACTTTTTGGAAACTATGGAACCAGTTCTTGAATGTTTTGGGATTCAGATGTTTGCCGTCAAGTCAACTTCCCAGAGAATGACAAAACCATTTCTTGACTTTGTTTCCTACTTATATTCTTTACCCAGTACATACTTTTATTGA